A stretch of Paenibacillus sp. URB8-2 DNA encodes these proteins:
- a CDS encoding SDR family NAD(P)-dependent oxidoreductase, whose protein sequence is MIIDLTGKIALVTGSNAGIGRQILETLAASGAKVAVNYLFGSSEETVEAVRQAGGEAYAFQADATNPAQLDNMVKEIEEHFGGTIDILVNNAGGMVNRVPNTEMDEEHYNKVMDVNFKSCVFACKAVAPGMIAKKRGKIINVSSLAAHDGGGPGASVYAASKAAVWSYTKGLAKELGSHGINVNAISPGFIGQTAFHATFTPDAVRQATIDKIPLGREGVPQDVSNVTLFLASELSDYLTGEIIEINGGMSMR, encoded by the coding sequence ATGATAATTGATTTGACTGGTAAAATTGCGCTTGTTACAGGGTCCAATGCGGGGATAGGCCGACAAATCCTGGAGACGCTGGCTGCTTCCGGCGCCAAAGTGGCCGTAAACTATTTGTTCGGATCTTCGGAGGAGACGGTGGAAGCGGTCCGTCAGGCCGGAGGAGAAGCTTATGCTTTTCAGGCAGATGCAACAAACCCTGCCCAACTGGACAACATGGTGAAGGAAATTGAGGAGCATTTCGGCGGAACCATCGATATCCTCGTCAACAATGCGGGCGGTATGGTCAATAGGGTTCCCAATACCGAAATGGACGAAGAACATTACAACAAGGTGATGGACGTCAATTTTAAATCTTGCGTGTTTGCCTGCAAAGCCGTAGCACCGGGAATGATTGCCAAGAAAAGAGGTAAAATCATCAATGTGTCTTCCCTCGCGGCCCATGACGGCGGCGGACCTGGCGCTTCCGTCTATGCGGCGAGCAAAGCGGCGGTATGGTCTTATACCAAGGGACTTGCCAAGGAACTGGGCTCTCACGGAATCAATGTAAACGCTATCTCCCCCGGGTTCATCGGTCAGACCGCTTTCCATGCCACCTTTACCCCGGATGCGGTAAGGCAGGCGACGATTGATAAGATTCCGCTAGGCCGGGAAGGCGTTCCGCAGGATGTGAGCAACGTGACACTGTTCCTCGCTTCGGAGCTGTCGGATTATCTGACAGGCGAAATCATTGAAATTAACGGAGGCATGTCCATGCGATGA
- a CDS encoding cache domain-containing sensor histidine kinase produces MMRKSLSGKLFASFLTVIVLSLSMVGFISYFQASEALDKSSEKSIAQVIRSASYQTDLYLQNYEKASDSILSYNQVKQFLDMDPEDSYSYYQYTNDIQKYLFRSLFILYPQINLMYVIGEHGKSISDDNSNQAHSLQFHPLERYRFLSKHTPDSGRIAILNTNVMNEGDQHIITMVRRIRGVSSYRPNGIVAIEFKAEDLARIWEPLDLGQGGSFFIMDEFGKLLYRPEGNENLPGLSADLIRNVFQHPNDSVVEKVDGKEYMFVSRKSDYSKWQLVVSMPVGELRKPISTIRTTTLVVGILTLAGTLWLASRFGRSITKPILILKEGMRETEKGNWRRLETDGRQDELGGLMRSYNLMVTRLSEMIERVYEAELTTQKAALELQETRLERQQAEFQALQLQINPHFLYNTLETINCYAVVQDSDEIAEMVEAMAFMLRYSIQTNLEEITIANELRHVLSYMTILKHRIGREFEIDVVIPPALLLAKTVRLTLQPLIENIFQHAFFNGIEDRHYIRIDARIEGDRLHVLVEDNGSGMSRERLNELREKLNLNQLADTEGDSRYHRGGIGIMNVHRRIQMVFGEQYGLSVESKENEGTRMILSMPVERGKGCFKNKTIIGRNMQ; encoded by the coding sequence ATGATGAGAAAGAGTCTGTCGGGCAAGCTGTTTGCCTCCTTTCTGACCGTCATCGTTCTATCCTTGTCCATGGTAGGATTCATCTCTTATTTTCAGGCTTCGGAAGCGCTTGATAAATCTTCGGAGAAGTCCATTGCCCAAGTCATCAGGAGCGCGTCCTATCAAACGGACCTGTATTTGCAAAATTATGAAAAGGCCAGCGATTCCATCCTGTCCTACAATCAAGTCAAACAGTTCCTTGATATGGACCCGGAGGACAGCTACTCTTACTATCAATACACGAATGACATACAGAAGTATTTGTTTCGCTCACTGTTCATTCTTTATCCCCAGATTAACCTGATGTATGTCATTGGCGAACACGGCAAGTCCATCAGCGACGATAACTCGAATCAGGCGCACAGCCTGCAGTTTCATCCCCTGGAACGCTACCGTTTCTTAAGCAAGCATACGCCGGATAGCGGCCGCATCGCCATTCTCAACACGAACGTGATGAATGAAGGGGATCAGCACATTATTACGATGGTCCGCCGAATCAGAGGGGTCTCATCCTATCGTCCCAACGGCATTGTGGCCATCGAGTTCAAGGCAGAGGATCTGGCCCGCATTTGGGAACCTCTTGATCTGGGACAGGGCGGATCCTTCTTTATCATGGATGAATTCGGCAAACTCCTATACCGGCCGGAAGGGAATGAGAACCTTCCAGGGTTATCTGCTGATCTCATCCGTAACGTATTTCAGCACCCGAACGATTCCGTCGTGGAGAAGGTAGACGGGAAAGAGTATATGTTCGTGTCGCGAAAATCCGATTATTCCAAATGGCAGCTTGTGGTATCCATGCCGGTTGGCGAGCTGCGCAAGCCCATCTCCACCATACGTACGACCACGCTGGTTGTGGGAATTCTCACGCTTGCCGGTACACTGTGGCTTGCCTCCCGGTTCGGACGATCTATCACGAAGCCCATCCTGATTCTCAAGGAAGGCATGAGGGAGACGGAAAAAGGAAATTGGCGAAGGCTTGAGACGGACGGCCGTCAGGATGAGCTGGGGGGCTTGATGCGCAGCTACAATCTTATGGTGACCCGATTGTCCGAAATGATCGAGCGGGTATATGAAGCGGAGCTTACGACCCAGAAGGCGGCTCTGGAGCTGCAGGAGACCAGGCTGGAGCGTCAGCAGGCGGAATTCCAGGCGCTTCAGCTGCAGATTAATCCGCACTTTCTGTATAACACGTTAGAGACTATTAATTGCTACGCGGTCGTTCAGGATTCGGATGAAATAGCGGAAATGGTGGAAGCCATGGCGTTCATGCTTCGCTACTCCATCCAAACCAACCTGGAGGAGATTACGATAGCCAATGAGCTTCGTCATGTATTGAGCTACATGACGATTCTCAAGCACCGGATCGGCCGGGAGTTCGAAATCGATGTTGTGATTCCGCCAGCGCTGCTTCTCGCCAAGACGGTCAGGCTGACGCTTCAGCCCTTGATCGAAAATATTTTTCAGCATGCATTTTTCAATGGGATTGAGGACCGGCACTATATTCGAATTGACGCCAGGATAGAGGGAGACCGGCTTCATGTTCTCGTAGAGGATAACGGCTCAGGGATGTCCCGGGAACGGCTCAACGAGCTTCGCGAAAAGCTGAACCTGAATCAACTGGCGGATACGGAAGGCGATTCCCGCTATCATAGAGGGGGGATTGGGATCATGAACGTGCACCGGAGAATCCAGATGGTGTTCGGAGAACAATACGGGTTAAGCGTCGAAAGCAAGGAGAATGAGGGAACACGGATGATCTTGTCCATGCCTGTGGAGCGGGGAAAAGGATGTTTTAAAAATAAAACGATTATTGGGAGGAATATGCAATGA
- a CDS encoding response regulator transcription factor, with protein MRCVLIVDDEPMIRKGLSVMIRQCGGHPYSIRLAQDGEEAIQFIMEEQPDFLFTDIRMPRVDGLELCRRLSEMETDIQTVVISGYGDFEYARQCLSYGVKEYLLKPVSKGNLQNVIAKLEANREKLGSFVSVAKLDEWVVRMDDAVWTLDKEKLYLVLKEWETDFLQRRMSRCQQKELLEEGYTLLVKKLHANSVTPGKSVLDLSVEAGPEQLFHRFAEASEAILEELRIKRKGKAKDPLEEAKAFIEKHLAQEVSLEEVAEVLGLNASYFSQLFKHSTGETFVHYRIRRRMEKAKKLLANSSYRITDISYEVGYADHPHFTKTFKKFTGLAPSEYRSRLGIE; from the coding sequence ATGAGATGTGTATTGATCGTAGACGACGAGCCCATGATTCGGAAGGGACTCTCTGTCATGATCCGTCAATGCGGCGGGCATCCGTATAGCATCAGGCTGGCTCAGGATGGGGAAGAGGCGATTCAGTTCATTATGGAGGAACAGCCGGATTTTCTTTTTACAGATATCCGTATGCCCAGGGTAGACGGACTGGAGCTGTGCCGGCGGCTGTCGGAGATGGAGACGGATATTCAGACAGTTGTCATCTCGGGCTATGGGGATTTTGAATACGCCCGTCAATGCTTGTCCTATGGAGTAAAAGAATATCTCCTGAAGCCCGTAAGCAAAGGAAACCTTCAGAATGTGATCGCCAAGCTGGAGGCGAATAGAGAGAAACTGGGGAGCTTTGTCTCTGTCGCCAAGCTCGATGAATGGGTTGTGCGGATGGATGATGCCGTCTGGACCTTGGATAAAGAGAAGCTTTACCTTGTGCTGAAGGAATGGGAAACTGACTTCCTGCAGCGCAGGATGAGCCGATGTCAGCAAAAAGAGCTTCTGGAAGAGGGTTACACCTTGCTCGTGAAGAAGCTCCATGCCAATTCGGTCACACCCGGTAAAAGCGTGCTTGACCTGTCCGTAGAAGCCGGACCTGAACAGTTGTTCCACCGCTTCGCAGAGGCGTCGGAAGCTATACTGGAAGAGCTTCGGATAAAGCGCAAGGGCAAGGCGAAGGACCCGTTGGAGGAAGCTAAAGCATTCATCGAAAAGCATCTCGCCCAGGAAGTTTCACTGGAGGAGGTGGCGGAGGTGCTTGGTCTGAATGCCTCTTACTTCAGCCAGTTGTTTAAGCATTCGACGGGAGAGACCTTCGTACATTACCGCATTAGACGCAGGATGGAGAAGGCCAAGAAGCTGCTTGCCAATTCAAGCTATCGGATAACCGATATTTCGTATGAGGTCGGGTATGCGGACCACCCCCATTTTACGAAGACGTTCAAGAAGTTCACGGGGCTGGCTCCCTCCGAGTACCGCAGCCGGCTTGGAATTGAATGA
- a CDS encoding carbohydrate ABC transporter permease, which translates to MRGRYTRGQKLFNVFNLLFLTALALAMFLPFLNVIAQSFSSSDAIINGRVGLLPKDFTTINYQYVLSDRSIWQAFGVSVYITVLGTAINLIATASLAYPVSRPEFVGRKYIVMMVLFTMVFSAPLIPNFILIKNLGLMNSLWALMLPGAISAFNFFVMRSFFMQIPQELIDSSRIDGCGELRMIASMVLPMSKPVMASLGIFYAVGHWNTYMSALYYINKPSLWPLQVMLKKLFETDDISIDPASSVYSSLAHTSPEGIKMAVIIIATIPIIMIYPFLQRHFVKGMMVGSVKS; encoded by the coding sequence ATGAGAGGACGCTATACTCGCGGCCAGAAATTATTTAATGTGTTTAATCTTTTGTTTCTGACCGCCCTTGCTTTGGCTATGTTTCTGCCGTTCCTGAACGTGATTGCCCAATCCTTCAGCAGCTCGGATGCGATTATTAATGGCAGGGTAGGCTTGCTGCCAAAGGACTTTACGACGATCAATTATCAGTACGTTCTCAGTGATCGGTCCATTTGGCAGGCGTTCGGCGTCTCTGTCTATATTACGGTGCTGGGCACCGCAATCAATCTGATTGCGACGGCGTCTCTCGCTTATCCGGTGTCGCGCCCGGAATTCGTAGGCCGCAAATACATCGTCATGATGGTATTGTTCACCATGGTATTCAGCGCCCCCCTTATTCCGAACTTTATTCTGATCAAGAACTTAGGGCTTATGAACTCCCTTTGGGCACTCATGCTTCCGGGCGCCATCAGCGCTTTTAACTTCTTCGTAATGAGAAGCTTCTTCATGCAGATTCCCCAGGAGCTCATTGACTCCTCCCGGATCGACGGGTGCGGTGAGCTGCGGATGATCGCCAGTATGGTGCTGCCGATGTCCAAACCGGTAATGGCCTCATTGGGGATTTTCTACGCCGTCGGGCACTGGAACACGTACATGAGCGCTCTGTATTACATCAACAAGCCGTCCTTATGGCCTCTGCAGGTGATGCTGAAGAAGCTGTTCGAGACGGACGATATCAGCATCGACCCGGCTTCCTCGGTCTATAGCTCTCTGGCGCACACATCGCCTGAGGGCATCAAAATGGCCGTTATCATTATCGCTACTATTCCGATTATCATGATTTATCCGTTTCTTCAACGCCATTTCGTTAAAGGAATGATGGTCGGCTCCGTGAAATCCTGA
- a CDS encoding ABC transporter permease, which produces MGAKITAVDLISYKANTKKSLLSYMWKSRALYVIALPGILYFIIFKYVPLAGSVIAFQNYNIFKGFTGSEWVGLEHFRTMFQYQDFGRILSNTILLGLYDLIFAFPAPIVLALLLNEIRLVFYKRFLQTVVYMPHFLSWVIVSGIALGILSPGTGIVNQVIKAFGFEPVYFLGENSYIRTILIGSGIWRDSGYGTIIYLAALAGINPDLYEAAEVDGAGRWKQTMAITLPSLIPTIMILFLLHIGRFLDLGFERVWVFLNALNTGNGEILDTYIYKAGLLSQQYSYTTAVGLFKSVVGLMLVFIGNILSKKTTGESLY; this is translated from the coding sequence ATGGGGGCTAAGATAACCGCGGTAGACCTTATAAGCTACAAGGCCAATACGAAGAAGTCCCTTCTTTCATACATGTGGAAATCCAGGGCGCTTTATGTGATCGCGCTTCCCGGGATCTTGTACTTTATCATCTTCAAGTACGTGCCGTTGGCCGGTTCGGTAATTGCGTTTCAGAACTACAATATTTTTAAAGGCTTTACGGGCAGCGAGTGGGTGGGGCTTGAGCACTTTAGGACCATGTTTCAATACCAGGATTTCGGACGAATCTTAAGCAATACGATTCTGCTGGGTCTGTATGATCTCATATTCGCCTTCCCTGCTCCGATAGTGCTTGCGCTCCTGCTGAATGAAATTCGTCTTGTGTTTTACAAACGGTTTTTGCAAACGGTGGTATATATGCCCCACTTCCTGTCCTGGGTAATTGTCAGCGGAATCGCCTTGGGTATTCTCTCTCCCGGAACAGGGATAGTGAACCAGGTTATAAAGGCCTTCGGGTTTGAGCCGGTTTATTTTCTCGGTGAAAATTCATACATTCGCACGATTCTGATCGGTTCCGGCATTTGGCGGGATTCCGGGTACGGCACGATCATTTACCTGGCCGCGTTGGCAGGAATCAACCCGGACCTGTATGAGGCTGCCGAAGTGGACGGAGCCGGGCGCTGGAAGCAAACCATGGCCATTACGCTCCCGTCTCTTATACCGACGATTATGATTTTGTTCCTTCTCCATATCGGAAGATTTCTTGATCTTGGCTTCGAGCGGGTATGGGTATTTCTGAACGCGCTCAATACCGGGAACGGGGAGATTCTGGACACTTATATCTATAAGGCGGGGCTGTTGTCCCAGCAATACAGCTATACAACAGCAGTGGGGCTATTCAAGTCGGTAGTGGGACTCATGCTGGTGTTCATCGGCAATATTTTGAGCAAGAAAACAACCGGTGAATCGCTGTATTAA
- a CDS encoding tautomerase family protein, whose product MPHITIKMYEGRTQEQKEEIVAVFKRELSRVIEREERFITVEFQEIPLDENAPANLLKAGPEGNGYGG is encoded by the coding sequence ATGCCGCACATTACGATTAAAATGTACGAAGGCCGAACACAGGAGCAGAAGGAGGAGATTGTCGCTGTATTCAAGCGGGAGCTATCCCGGGTTATTGAACGGGAGGAACGGTTTATTACCGTCGAATTTCAAGAAATCCCCTTAGATGAGAATGCTCCGGCAAACCTGTTGAAAGCAGGACCTGAAGGAAACGGTTATGGGGGCTAA
- a CDS encoding alpha/beta hydrolase fold domain-containing protein translates to MSNGMRRKAYRLGTSVLLALALLSPPFGLQALTSVHAAEPSGDYVTLYEENFDDPDNFGSVGGVAIPAPWLQEGEDNSVAKTSVSSTAPSAPNLVKIDGKDALALPVNTTGYGNLQLSYYTRASSYIGGSIIVEWSGDGGTTWTTLEEFKLPPGTLEQKNSEPNKLKVQFLGSGADNNPNVKVRVRVGELMSANMYIDSVAIKAQAIPGIPPAETPVPIPPPVEPQPFPVPEGVELYEDVLIGNAGTRPIYTSIAVPKTPPHEPMPVIVYIHGGGWNHGDRKQALASICNYVTKRGYIGVSLDYRLTPEAPFPAQIQDVKLAIRYLRAHAAEYHLDPSRIGVWGSSAGGHLASLLGTTGHMDSGETIALDTGHVVNVPDLDGTGGWQEYSDQVQAVVDMYGPADFTTKFANSYSSVTALLGGNNAFSVPDQARLAMPGIYASPDDPPFFIRHGDADATIPYTDSVTFSNQLKDAGVKVIDVKIVPGQGHGFTGDAAEQASAEAWAFLDQYVKSRTAAKPNVHKPDTSNDHVPPSWRDGSSLKTVNIGTDFIQLSWSAAMDNQGIGEYRVYQDDELLSTVTDATYTVTGLHPGTAYAFKVKAVDLSGNASAPLSFIRSTLTEPIVPYATVDVTASDSDGNIATNTIDNNLFTRWSAAGNGAWVQYDLGERKPIGYLGVAFYKGDLRTTQLVIETSDDGVTWTPGWSGTSSGRTTEMQPFDLPDTEARYVRIVGLGNSDGSAYTSLSEVNIYAPFANGDTPVASIPNYMPGPTQEPVPFTAPGLTEADGTVHPVHSPHATTGRILNVLNFNANPADNDTDDGAAIQAAINSAQQGDEVYLPSGVYNLNSTLDTLVSLKLKSGVNLRGENQSKTILKTSLDKVRNSALMKASGQHDLSISNLTLTSNWNGVYTTDHKVNNLDAGGPDSMIVIANLGEVPSYNITVDQVAVEKYSRMGVRIDNSRDIVVRRSTFRNATDVGPGGAGYGVSIQGMAKQDRNGYDNDTLWNVVEDSRFEGPYLRHGVLIQFVAHNNVLRNNQFVNTKLDAIDLHGELEYLNEIYGNVISDIPAGAAIGLGNTGGTAPSNHSKTGPRNYIHDNTIRNTREGINVIMGTPDTVIERNLIEYTTHIEDAKGIRILNGPGTIIKENVIRFNTASNYWAISLEHDPGDSKANNIGEGDPLNAQLIGNSLTGNTNGIRLLAGTGIVLRENLVDSIGVNYFKSEQVEVVEGWPSDSADATN, encoded by the coding sequence TTGAGCAACGGAATGCGTAGGAAAGCTTATCGACTTGGCACAAGCGTATTGTTGGCTTTGGCTTTGTTATCTCCACCCTTTGGATTGCAAGCGCTTACCTCGGTTCATGCAGCCGAACCGTCCGGCGACTATGTTACACTCTACGAGGAAAACTTCGATGACCCTGACAATTTCGGATCGGTCGGCGGCGTTGCCATTCCGGCGCCATGGCTGCAGGAAGGCGAAGATAACAGCGTGGCGAAAACTTCGGTGTCGTCCACGGCCCCGTCCGCGCCGAATCTGGTGAAAATCGACGGGAAGGACGCGTTGGCCCTGCCGGTTAATACGACGGGGTACGGCAATCTTCAATTGAGTTATTATACTCGGGCATCCTCCTACATCGGGGGAAGCATCATCGTGGAATGGTCGGGCGACGGAGGAACGACTTGGACAACGCTGGAGGAATTCAAGCTTCCTCCGGGGACGCTGGAACAAAAGAACAGTGAGCCGAACAAGCTCAAAGTCCAATTCCTGGGCAGCGGAGCCGACAACAACCCGAACGTCAAAGTTCGGGTTCGTGTGGGCGAATTGATGAGCGCGAATATGTACATCGATAGTGTCGCCATCAAGGCTCAAGCCATTCCCGGAATACCGCCCGCCGAGACACCGGTGCCGATCCCTCCGCCGGTAGAGCCTCAGCCGTTTCCGGTTCCGGAGGGCGTCGAGCTGTATGAAGACGTGCTGATTGGAAATGCCGGAACGCGGCCGATCTATACTTCGATTGCTGTACCGAAGACCCCGCCTCATGAACCGATGCCGGTGATAGTATATATTCATGGTGGAGGCTGGAACCACGGGGACCGGAAGCAAGCCCTTGCAAGCATCTGCAACTATGTGACCAAGCGCGGCTACATCGGGGTATCGCTGGATTACCGCTTAACCCCGGAAGCGCCGTTTCCGGCGCAAATTCAGGACGTGAAGCTGGCAATTCGTTATTTGCGCGCGCATGCGGCAGAATACCATCTGGACCCCAGCCGGATCGGCGTATGGGGTTCGTCTGCAGGAGGTCATCTGGCCTCGCTGCTCGGTACGACAGGGCACATGGACTCGGGCGAGACAATTGCGCTGGATACAGGCCATGTCGTAAACGTTCCGGATTTGGATGGGACGGGTGGTTGGCAGGAATATTCCGATCAAGTGCAAGCGGTTGTCGATATGTACGGACCAGCGGATTTTACAACGAAATTTGCCAATAGCTACAGCTCTGTGACAGCGCTTTTAGGTGGGAATAACGCGTTCTCCGTGCCGGATCAGGCGCGGCTGGCCATGCCTGGCATTTATGCGTCGCCGGACGACCCGCCTTTTTTCATCCGCCATGGTGATGCGGATGCGACGATCCCGTACACGGACAGCGTTACGTTCTCCAATCAATTGAAGGACGCAGGCGTGAAAGTGATCGATGTCAAGATCGTGCCAGGGCAGGGGCACGGTTTCACCGGCGACGCGGCCGAGCAAGCAAGCGCCGAGGCGTGGGCCTTCCTGGATCAATATGTGAAGAGTCGTACCGCAGCAAAGCCCAATGTGCACAAACCAGATACTTCAAACGACCATGTGCCGCCGTCCTGGCGGGATGGCAGTTCGCTGAAAACCGTTAATATAGGCACAGACTTCATTCAACTTTCGTGGTCGGCCGCCATGGATAATCAGGGTATCGGCGAATATCGCGTTTACCAGGATGACGAGCTCCTATCCACTGTTACCGATGCGACGTATACGGTCACCGGGCTTCACCCGGGCACGGCGTACGCCTTTAAGGTTAAAGCGGTGGATCTGTCGGGCAATGCATCCGCACCGCTTTCTTTCATCCGTTCTACGCTGACAGAACCCATCGTTCCTTACGCGACGGTAGACGTGACAGCCAGCGACAGCGACGGCAATATCGCAACGAATACCATCGATAATAACCTGTTCACCCGTTGGTCTGCCGCCGGTAACGGAGCCTGGGTCCAGTACGATTTAGGCGAACGGAAGCCGATCGGCTATTTAGGTGTTGCATTTTATAAAGGTGATTTGCGCACGACCCAATTGGTTATTGAAACTTCGGATGACGGTGTGACGTGGACTCCGGGATGGTCTGGCACCAGCAGCGGCAGGACGACGGAGATGCAGCCATTCGATCTCCCGGACACAGAAGCGAGATATGTGCGCATTGTAGGTCTTGGGAATTCCGACGGCAGTGCGTACACAAGCTTATCGGAGGTAAACATCTATGCGCCGTTTGCGAATGGCGATACGCCTGTAGCGAGCATTCCGAACTACATGCCTGGTCCGACCCAGGAACCGGTTCCGTTCACAGCTCCGGGATTAACCGAGGCTGACGGAACGGTGCACCCGGTTCATTCCCCGCATGCGACAACCGGGCGTATCCTGAACGTGCTGAACTTTAATGCCAATCCGGCCGATAACGACACAGACGACGGCGCCGCCATTCAAGCCGCCATTAACAGTGCCCAGCAAGGTGACGAAGTCTATTTGCCGTCTGGGGTTTATAATTTGAACTCGACATTGGATACCCTTGTGAGTTTGAAGCTCAAGTCAGGCGTAAACCTTCGCGGCGAAAATCAATCCAAAACCATCCTCAAGACGTCACTCGACAAGGTGAGAAACAGCGCCCTGATGAAAGCATCCGGACAGCATGATCTGTCCATATCCAATCTCACATTAACTTCCAACTGGAACGGTGTCTACACGACGGACCATAAAGTGAACAACCTGGACGCCGGCGGTCCCGACAGCATGATAGTCATCGCGAATTTGGGCGAGGTTCCGTCATACAACATCACGGTTGATCAGGTTGCAGTGGAGAAGTATTCGCGTATGGGCGTGCGTATCGACAACAGCCGTGATATTGTCGTACGGCGCAGCACATTTCGTAATGCGACGGATGTCGGTCCGGGCGGTGCCGGCTACGGCGTGTCGATTCAGGGTATGGCCAAACAGGATCGCAATGGGTACGATAACGACACGCTTTGGAACGTTGTTGAGGACTCCCGGTTCGAAGGGCCTTATTTGCGGCATGGCGTGCTGATCCAATTTGTTGCACATAACAATGTCCTGCGAAACAATCAGTTTGTGAATACAAAGCTGGATGCCATCGATCTGCACGGGGAACTCGAATATTTGAACGAAATATACGGCAATGTGATTTCCGATATTCCTGCCGGCGCTGCGATCGGGCTTGGAAACACCGGCGGTACGGCGCCCAGCAATCACAGCAAGACAGGACCGCGCAACTATATCCATGACAATACGATTCGCAATACAAGAGAAGGAATCAATGTAATTATGGGTACGCCAGATACAGTCATCGAGCGTAATCTGATTGAATACACAACCCATATAGAGGATGCCAAGGGCATCCGGATCTTGAACGGGCCGGGCACGATTATCAAAGAGAATGTCATTCGCTTTAATACCGCGTCAAATTATTGGGCGATATCGCTTGAGCATGATCCCGGCGACAGCAAAGCAAATAATATCGGAGAGGGAGACCCGCTGAACGCTCAATTGATCGGAAATTCGCTGACCGGTAATACGAACGGCATACGACTTCTCGCTGGAACCGGTATCGTTCTGCGGGAGAATCTCGTTGACAGTATCGGCGTCAATTACTTCAAAAGCGAACAAGTGGAAGTAGTTGAAGGCTGGCCTTCCGACAGCGCAGATGCAACTAACTGA